The Mycolicibacterium flavescens genomic interval TGGTCTTGGTGGTGTCGGGGCGAATGCCGACGATCTCGACTTCCTCGTTCACGTTGATCACGCCACGCTCGACGCGACCGGTGACCACGGTGCCGCGGCCGGTGATGGTGAAGACGTCCTCGACGGGCATCAGGAACGGCTTGTCGGTCTCGCGGACAGGGTCCGGGATCGACTCGTCGACGGCCTCCATGAGCTCCTCGACCGACTTGACCCACTTCTCGTCGCCCTCGAGCGCCTTGAGCGCCGACACGCGGATGACCGGGGCCTCCTCGTCGAAGTCCTGGGCGGCCAGCAGTTCGCGGACCTCCATCTCGACGAGCTCGATGAGCTCCTCGTCATCGACCGCGTCGGCCTTGTTCAACGCGACCAGGATGTAAGGCACGCCGACCTGACGGGCGAGCAGCACGTGCTCGCGCGTCTGCGGCATCGGGCCGTCGGTCGCCGCGACCACCAGGATCGCGCCGTCCATCTGGGCGGCACCGGTGATCATGTTCTTGATGTAGTCGGCGTGACCGGGGGCATCGACGTGCGCGTAGTGGCGCTTGTCGGTCTGGTACTCCACGTGGGAGATGTTGATCGTGATGCCGCGCTGACGCTCCTCAGGCGCATTGTCGATCTGGTCGAATGCGCGCGACTCGTTCAACTCCGGGAACTTGTCGTGCAGCACCTTGGTGATTGCTGCGGTCAGCGTCGTCTTGCCGTGGTCAACGTG includes:
- the tuf gene encoding elongation factor Tu, with the translated sequence MAKAKFERTKPHVNIGTIGHVDHGKTTLTAAITKVLHDKFPELNESRAFDQIDNAPEERQRGITINISHVEYQTDKRHYAHVDAPGHADYIKNMITGAAQMDGAILVVAATDGPMPQTREHVLLARQVGVPYILVALNKADAVDDEELIELVEMEVRELLAAQDFDEEAPVIRVSALKALEGDEKWVKSVEELMEAVDESIPDPVRETDKPFLMPVEDVFTITGRGTVVTGRVERGVINVNEEVEIVGIRPDTTKTTVTGVEMFRKLLDQGQAGDNVGLLLRGIKREDVERGQVVVKPGTTTPHTEFEGQVYILSKDEGGRHTPFFNNYRPQFYFRTTDVTGVVTLPEGTEMVMPGDNTDISVKLIQPVAMDEGLRFAIREGGRTVGAGRVTKIVK